In Thiovibrio frasassiensis, one DNA window encodes the following:
- a CDS encoding B12-binding domain-containing radical SAM protein, with translation MKEIKNILLVNGFSSPTKIINELLVNQGSDSNIYLSYPLGIMTLGAWCRQKFPGFRIQIVDASMDLHKHISDPNKEPIELNKFIEIMLGNVDFIPDFIGISFSFSNGHKSCLQLSNICKDKWPTSKIIAGGVHATTFTRGLITDPSIDFVVRGPGDLSFLILLECLMEGKNPAQIPGVVTGIDNVASMAPTLTNLDTIPPYPYDLIDMEYLVVNESTAPTYEEGTRTGMIFMSRGCPFGCSFCSADKVHGRKVSFFSVDRIVAEIEYLITTFQVNTISILDDLFGADKQYFRDFFSKIEERNLSFRLVVPGGLSIAVFDEKMIDILIAHGLTAVYFPIESGSKHVQDKIIKKRVDLDKAVRLVSYSKQKGLFTGINIILGFPGETKEMMHETYKFISDLSVDWIAFFAAYPYPETEMTNILLSRGTLTQDDLVNIWDSSTQGFKKRPFDTEEISGQDLSDLIYDMNIKLNFFLNYNLRMKNYAHVIPKLNKLIDRYPFHVIALACRSKCFHELGRYEDALDDVAEIKGLVLENRESARLFERYRESILETIGSYELAL, from the coding sequence ATGAAAGAAATTAAAAACATACTACTTGTAAACGGTTTCAGCTCGCCCACTAAAATAATAAATGAGTTGTTGGTAAACCAGGGTAGCGATAGCAATATTTATCTTTCATATCCATTGGGCATCATGACGCTAGGCGCTTGGTGCCGACAAAAGTTTCCAGGTTTCAGAATTCAGATCGTTGATGCTTCAATGGATCTACATAAACACATATCCGATCCCAACAAAGAACCAATCGAACTTAATAAGTTTATAGAAATTATGCTTGGGAATGTGGACTTTATCCCAGATTTTATCGGCATATCGTTCAGTTTCTCGAATGGACATAAATCTTGCTTGCAGCTTAGTAATATATGCAAAGATAAATGGCCCACCAGCAAGATCATTGCAGGAGGGGTTCACGCGACAACTTTCACTCGCGGACTCATCACTGATCCAAGTATCGACTTTGTCGTCAGGGGGCCAGGCGACCTTTCTTTTTTGATTTTGCTTGAATGCCTGATGGAAGGCAAAAATCCTGCCCAAATTCCGGGCGTCGTAACTGGGATTGATAATGTTGCAAGCATGGCCCCCACTCTCACCAATCTAGACACAATTCCCCCATATCCGTATGATCTGATAGACATGGAATACCTTGTTGTTAACGAGTCCACTGCGCCGACCTACGAAGAAGGTACACGTACCGGCATGATATTCATGTCCCGAGGTTGTCCTTTCGGCTGTTCGTTCTGTTCCGCAGACAAGGTTCACGGAAGGAAGGTTTCTTTTTTTAGTGTCGACAGGATAGTTGCAGAGATCGAGTATTTGATCACTACCTTTCAAGTTAATACGATCAGTATTCTGGACGATCTATTCGGCGCCGATAAACAATATTTCCGAGATTTTTTTTCGAAGATTGAGGAGCGGAACCTGTCTTTTAGGCTTGTTGTTCCGGGGGGGCTTTCAATCGCGGTCTTCGACGAGAAAATGATTGATATCCTGATTGCGCATGGTCTAACGGCAGTTTATTTCCCAATTGAGTCTGGCTCCAAGCATGTTCAAGACAAAATAATTAAGAAACGAGTGGATCTTGATAAGGCAGTTCGTTTGGTCAGCTATTCGAAGCAGAAGGGATTGTTTACCGGTATAAATATCATACTAGGCTTTCCTGGTGAAACCAAGGAGATGATGCATGAAACATACAAATTCATTAGCGATCTCTCGGTCGACTGGATTGCGTTTTTTGCTGCCTATCCTTATCCGGAAACGGAAATGACTAACATCCTGTTAAGCAGAGGAACCTTAACACAGGACGATTTAGTTAATATCTGGGATAGTTCTACGCAGGGATTCAAGAAAAGACCATTTGATACGGAGGAAATTTCTGGGCAGGATCTGTCAGATCTCATATATGACATGAATATTAAACTGAATTTTTTCCTAAACTACAATCTCAGGATGAAGAATTATGCGCATGTCATACCGAAGCTGAATAAGCTGATAGACCGATATCCATTTCATGTAATTGCGTTGGCTTGTCGTTCAAAATGTTTTCACGAACTCGGTCGGTACGAAGACGCTCTTGACGATGTTGCAGAGATAAAGGGGCTTGTTCTTGAAAATCGCGAGTCAGCCAGACTGTTCGAACGATACAGAGAATCTATACTTGAGACTATAGGTAGTTATGAGTTAGCTTTATAA